In the genome of Streptomyces sp. SLBN-118, the window GGCGCCCGCCGAGTTGACGGTCCGGGAGACCGTGTCCCACTTCGCCCGCTACTACCCGAAACCGCGCGACCCCGAAGAGGTCATCTCGCTGGTGGGCCTCGAAGAGAAGGCGTCGAGCCGGATCAAGGCACTCTCCGGCGGGCAGCGGCGTCGCCTGGATGTGGCGCTCGGCGTGATCGGCGGCCCCGAACTGCTGCTGCTCGACGAGCCCACGACCGGCTTCGACCCGGGCGCCCGCCGCCGCTTCTGGGAGCTGATCCGGCGGCTGGCGGACGAGGGCACGACCATCGTCCTGACCACGCACTACCTGGAGGAGGCCGAAGTCCTCTCCGACCGGCTCGCCGTGATCGCCGCGGGCAGGGTGGTCGCCGAGGGCACTCCGGCCGCCCTGCGCGAGGAGTACGGCACACAGGCCACCGTCACCTGGACGGAGCCGGACGGCGCGGTGCGCTCCGAGCAGACGGCCACCCCGACCCGAACCGTCGCCGAACTCACGCGCCGTTTCGACGGCGAGATCCCGGGCCTGCTGATCAGCAGGCCGACCCTCGAAGACGTCTATCTGCGGCTCACCGGACAGGAGGCGGCGCGATGACCACGGTCACGGACCTGAAGAGCGGCGTACGCAGCACATCACCCCAGCTTCCCGGCGCCTGGCGGCTGGGGCTGCTGCGCGGCGGCCTGGAGGTGCGGGCGTTCTTCCGCCAGCGCGAACAGGCCATCTTCACCTTCGCCTTCCCGATCGTCTTCCTCTTCCTCTTCGCGTCGATCTTCAGCGACGACGTGAAGGGCGCGGGGATCACCGCCTCCCAGCTCTATGTGCCGGCGATGATCGCGGCGGGCATCATGTCGACCAGCTTCCAGTCGCTGGGCATCTCCATCGCCATCGAGCGGGACGAGAAGCAGCTGCGGCGGCTGCGCGGGACGCCGATGCCACCGGCCGCGTACTTCCTCGGCAAGGTGTGGCTGGTCCTGGTGACCGGTCTGCTCGAGACGGCGGCCCTGCTGGTCGTCGGCACCGTGTTCTACGATGTCGATCTGCCCACCACCGTGGGCAAATGGCTCACCTTCGGCTGGATATTCGTCCTCGGCCTGACCGGGTGCGCGCTGCTCGGTATCGCGATCAGCAGCGTGCCGAAGTCCGGGCAGAGCGCCACCTCCGTGGTCGTACTCCCCTTCCTGGTACTGCAGTTCATCTCCGGGGTCTACATCGCGATCAACACCATCCCGGACTGGATGCTGAACATCGGCGCGGTCTTCCCGCTCAAATGGATGTGCCAGGGCCTGCGCGGGGTGTTCCTGCCCGAGTCGGCCTCCGTGCTGGAACAGGCGGGCAGCTGGGAGTACGGCCGTATCGCCCTCGTACTGGGCGCCTGGTGCATCGGAGGACTGGTGCTGTGTCTGCTGACCTTCCGCTGGAAGAGCCGGCGCGACGGCTGAGCGAGCCGGCCGGGGCGCGCGACTCCGACGTGTGGGACCGCAGCTTCGTGCCCTGGGACGTGTACTTCGCGGTCGTATGGACGGCGACGCTGATCTTCACCCTCGGCGCGCCCAGTTCCAGCTGGCCCATCCGTCCGGTCGCGGCCGCCCTGTTCGCGCTGCTCGCTCCCTGGTACCTGTGGGTGGGGCGGCCCGAGCTGATGGCCGAGGGCGAGGACGAGCGGTACTCGGTGCGCTACATCACCGGGTCGGTGGTGCTGTTCCTGGCACCCGCGATTCTGGTGGGCGAAACACGCATCGCCGCCTTCGCGCTCGTCCCTCAGTGCTTCATGCTGCTGCGGATGCGGCTCGCCCTGATCGCCGTGGCGGTCATCAACATCGCCCCGGTGGCCGGGTGGGCCGTCCTGTGGCGGCCCGACGCCAACACGGTCTTTTTCCAGTCCCTGTTCGCCCTGGTCACCCTGGTCTTCTCGGCGGTCTTCGGCAGCTGGATCATCCGGATCATCGACCAGAGCAAGGAACGGGCCTCGCTGATCGCCGAGTTGGAGGCCGGCCGGGAGGAGATCGCGCGCCTCTCCGCGGACCGCGGGGCCCTGGCCGAGCGGGAACGGATGTCCCGCGAGATCCATGACACGCTCGCCCAGGGGTTCACCAGTGTGCTGATGCTGCTCCAGGCGGTGGACTCGGAGCTGGAGCGCGATCTGCCGCAGGCGCGCCGCCATCTGGACCTCATGGCGGACACGGCACGGCAGAATCTCGCCGAGGCACGCGCCCTGGTGGCCGGCGGCGCACCGGCGGACCTGGACGACAACTCACTGCCGGACGCGCTGCGCAGGCTCGCCGCGCGACAGGACACGCCTGCGTCCGTCGAAGTGACGGGCATGGCACGGCCGTTGGCCCCGGCGCTCGAGGTCGTGGCGCTCCGCACCTGCCAGGAGGCCCTGGCCAACGCCGCCAAGCACGCGGGTCCCGGGGCGACGGTGGCCATCGCACTCGCGTACAACGATGCCGCGTTGTCCGTATCCGTACGCGACACGGGCTGCGGCTTCGACGACTCGGCGCCGCTGCGGGGGTACGGGCTGAACGGGCTGCGGGCCCGGGCCGCCGAGGTCGGCGGCTGCGCCGACGTACGCAGCGCGCCGGGCGAGGGCACAACCGTCACCGTCCGACTGCCACTACCCGATAGGAGCGGTACGTGATCCGCATTCTGCTCGCCGACGACCATCCCGTCGTACGGGAGGGCCTGCGCGGGATGCTCGGCGCCGAGCCCGATCTGACCGTGGTCGGCGAGGCGTCGAGCGGACCACAGGCGGAGGCGCTGAGCGCCGAACTCCGGCCGGACATCGTGCTGATGGACCTGCGGATGCCGGGCGGCGGGGGCGTCGAGTCGATCAACCGGATGCGGGCGGCGGGACTGCCCTGCCGGGTGATCGTGCTGACGACGTACGAGACGGACACGGACATCCTGCGTGCCGTGGAGGCGGGAGCGGCGGGCTATCTGCTCAAGGACCTGGCCCGCGGCGAACTGGCCGACGCGGTACGGGCGGCCGCCCGTGGCGAGACGGTGCTGGCCCCCTCGGTGGCCGCGCGCCTGGTCGACCAGCTGCGCCGGCAGCCGGAGCGGCCGCGCCTGTCGGAACGCGAGACGGCGGTGCTGCGGCTGGTGGCGGAGGGATGCACGAACGCGGAGATCGGGCGTCGGCTGTACATCGGGGAGTCGACGGTGAAGACGCATCTGCTGCGCATCTTCGGGAAGCTGGGGGTGGACGACCGCACGGCGGCGGTCACGAGCGCCATGCGGAACGGGTTGCTGTGACCCGTTCCCCCTTCCCGTAACCGGGGCTCGGCCCAGACCCCACTCCTCAAATGCCGGAGGGGCTGAATTTCAGCCCCTCCGGCGTTTGAGGACATGCGGCCGAAGGCCGCCTACGGCGGGCCAGGGGCAGGGGCCCCTTGGTTACGGGAAGGGGCCGGGTGGGGAAAGACCCACCTCAGCGCAGGCGGGCCCGCACCGTGTCGATGACGTCCGCAAGCGCCACCGGTGACTGCTCGCCGGCCTGCATGTCCTTCAGCTGGACGACCCCCTCCGCGAGATCCCGCTCACCCGCCACGATCGTGAACCTCGCCCCCGAGCGGTTGGCACTCTTCATCGCACCCTTGAGGCCCTTGCCTCCGTACGAGAAGTCTGTCGCGACACCCGCCCTGCGCAGCTGCGTGACGAGGCCGAACAGCACCCGCCGCGCCTCCTCGCCGACCGGGATCGCGAACACACTCGTGGTGGGGGGCAGTTCGAGCTCGATGCCCTCCGCCTCCAGCGCCAGCACCGTACGGTCCACGCCGAGCGCCCAGCCGACCGACGGGAGCGCCGGGCCGCCGATCATCTCGGAGAGGCCGTCGTAGCGGCCGCCGCCGCCCACCGCGGACTGCGAGCCGAGACCGTCGTGGACGAACTCGAAGGTCGTGCGCGTGTAGTAGTCGAGGCCGCGCACCAGCTTCTCGTCGTCCTGGTAGGCCACCCCCGCCGCGGCCAGCAGCTCGCGCACCTCTTCGTGGTACGCCTTGCACGCGTCGCACAGGTAGTCGCGCAGCATCGGCGCACCCACCAGCTGCTTCTGGACCACGGCCCGCTTGTCGTCGAGGACCCGCAGGGGGTTGATCTCGACGCGGCGCCGCGTGTCCTCGTCCAGCTCCAGCCCGCGCAGGAAGCCCTGCAGGGCGTCCCGGTAGACGGGCCGGCACTCCTTGTCGCCCAGGGAGTTGAGCAGGATGCGGAACTGGCTCAGTCCGAGCGAGCGGTAGGCCTGGTCGGCCAGGATGATCAACTCGGCGTCGAGCGCCGGGTCCTCCGCCCCGATCGCCTCGGCGCCGACCTGCGAGAAGTGCCTGTAGCGGCCCTTCTGCGGGCGCTCGTAGCGGTAGTACGAGCCGGAGTACCAGAGCTTGACCGGCAGGTTGCCGAGCTTGTGCAGGTTGGCCTCCAGCGCCGCGCGCAGGACGGACGCCGTGCCTTCGGGGCGCAGCGCCAGCTTGTCGCCGCCCCTGGTCTCGAAGGCGTACATCTCCTTGGAGACGATGTCGGTCGACTCGCCGACGCCGCGCGAGAACAGCTCGACGTTCTCGAAGCCGGGCGTCTCGACATAGCCGTAGCCGGAGTTCTTCAGCGGCTCGGCGATGGCCTCACGCACCGCGAGATACTTCGCCGAGTCCGGCGGGATCAGGTCGTACGTGCCCTTGGGGGCCTGAAAGGTGCTCACGGAAACTCTCGTCACATTCCTCGTCGGGGAGCACTCGTGCTCCCGAGGCCGGCGGCCACGTCCCGCAGATACGGGTTGGCGGCACGCTCGCGGCCGATGGTCGTCTGGGGGCCGTGGCCGGACAGCACCACGGTCGAGTCGTCGAGCGGCAGGCACACACGCGCCAGCGACTCGAGAATCTCGGCGTGGTCGCCGCCGGGCAGATCCGTGCGTCCGATGGAGCCGGCGAACAGCAGATCGCCCGAGAAGAAGACCGACGGGATGTCATCGGCCTCGGGCATCTGGAAGGTCACCGACCCCTTGGTATGGCCGGGCGCATGCGCGACCGAGAAGTCCAGACCGGCGAGACGCAGCTTCGCGCCGTCGGCCAGCTCCTTGACGTCGTCCGGCTCCCCCACGGTCAGCTCGCCCATGAGAGGCATGCCGATCGACAGGCCCAGGGCCTTCTCCGGGTCGCTCATCATGTACCGGTCCGCGGGGTGGATCCACGCCGGTACGTCATGCGCCCCGCACACCGGGACGACTGAGGCGACATGGTCGATGTGGCCATGGGTGAGGACGACGGCGACGGGCTTGAGCCGATGCTTCTTGAGTGCTTCCTCGACGCCTTCGGTGGCCTGGTGGCCCGGGTCGATGATCACGCACTCCTCACCTGCGGCCGGGGCGACCAGGTAACAGTTGGTCCCCCAGGCCCCGGCGGGGAACCCGGCAATAAGCACGATCGTCCTCGGTGTGGTGGTGGAGAGCAGCAGATCAGAGCCTACCGGCGGTGCTGCTCGCACAGCCAACCCGTATACGGTACGGGTCACACTCGACCGGTCGGCATCACGCGACGTACAAGGAGAACACCGGTGGTCACCAGCGATCAGCGGCGGCGGCAGCTCGCCAGGGAGAAGTTCGAGCGCCAGCAGCAGCGTCGGGCCCAGTCCCGGAAGAAGAAGCAGCGGTACACGATCGTCTCGGCCGTGCTCGCCGTGGTGCTCGCCGCGGGCGCCGCCGCCTATGCCTCGATCGGGCTGTCCGACGACGACACGAAGGCCGACGGCGCTGCGGGCGACAGCCAGTCCCCCAGCGCCGCCCCTACCCAGAGCGAGAGCGCCTCCCCCGAGCCCGCCATGTCGATCGACAAAAAGGCGAAGTACTCGATGGAGCTCACTACGAACCAGGGCGCCGTCAAGATTGCGATGGACGCGGCCAAGACCCCGCACACCGTGAACTCGTTCAAGTCGCTCGCGGACAAGGGCTACTTCAACGGAACGAAGTGCCACCGGCTGACCACGGAGGGGATCTTCGTGCTGCAGTGCGGAGACCCGAAGGGCGACGGCACGGGCGGGCCGGGCTACACGATCCCGGACGAGAATCTGACCGCGCTGGGCAAGGCGGGTGCCGACGGCACCGTGACCTATCCCGCGGGGACCGTGGCGATGGCCAATACCGGCCAGCCGCACTCCGGAGGCAGCCAGTTCTTCCTCGTCTACAAGGATTCCAAGCTGCCGCCGAGCTACACACCGTTCGGGACCATGGACGCCGCGGGCCTCAAGGCCGTACAGAGCGTGGCGAAGGACGGCGTGGCGGGCGGCGCCAAGGACGGGGCCCCCAAGAAGGCCGTCACCATTGAGAAGGCGGCCGTCCCGAAGGCGTGAGCCGGGGAATTTCGGCCGCGCTGAGTGCGGACAGCCGGGCGGCGGGTCGCCTAGATTGGGCGGTGTGCAGCGCGCACCGGATTGTCGCGCTGTGGAGGGCGGGCGCGGCCCGTCCGGGAAACTGTGGAGGATGCCCGGGGGGCGAACCCCCTCGCAGGCATCATGTGGAGGAGGCGCTGTGAGCAGCGACCCATGGGGCCGTGTCGATGAGACGGGCACCGTGTACGTGCGTACAGCCGATGGCGAGAAGGTCGTCGGATCGTGGCAGGCCGGTACTCCCGAGGAGGCGCTGGCCTACTTCGAGCGCAAGTACGAGGGCTTGGTGGTCGAGATCGGCCTCCTCGAGCGGCGGGTGAAGACCACCGATCTCTCGGCCAAGGATGCCCAGACCGCCATCGACCATCTGCGCCGGCAGCTGGACGAGCATCATGCCGTGGGTGATCTCGATGCGCTGAGCAAGCGGCTCGACGCGCTGGTGGCCCTGGTCGACAAGCGCCGCGAGGAGCGCAAGGTCCAGAAGGCGAAGCAGAACGACGAGGCCCGCCACGCCAAGGAGGCCCTGGTCACCGAGGCTGAGGAGCTGGCGCAGAGCGAGCAGTGGCGGGCGGCCGGTGAGCGGCTGCGGGCGCTGGTGGACACCTGGAAGGGCCTTCCCCGGCTCGACCGGAAGTCCGACGACGAGCTGTGGCACCGCTTCTCGCACGCCCGCTCGGCGTTCTCCAAGCGCCGCAAGGCGCACTTCGCCTCGCTGGACGCTCAGCGCGAGGAGGCCCGTAAGGCCAAGGAGAAGCTGGTCGCCGAGGCCGAGTCGCTGTCGGGCTCCACGGACTGGGGCACGACGGCCGCCCGCTACCGCGAGCTGATGGCGGAGTGGAAGGCCGCGGGCCGCGCCCAGCGCGAGGCCGAGGACGATCTGTGGAACCGTTTTCGCGGTGCCCAGGACGTCTTCTTCGCCGCCCGCGGCGAGGTCTTCGCCGAGCGGGACGCCGAGCAGGGCGAGAACCTCAAGCTCAAGGAGGAGCTCGCCGCCGAGGCCGAGAAGCTGGTGCCGGTGACGGACCTGAAGGCCGCGCGAGCCGCCTTCCGGGCCATCAACGAGCGCTGGGAGGCCATCGGCCATGTACCGCGGGACGCCCGTCCCAAGGTCGAGGGCCGGATGCACGCGGTGGAGCGGGCGCTGCAGGAGTCCGAGGAGACCGAGTGGCGCCGGACGAACCCGGAGGCGCGTGCGCGTGCCGAGGGTCTGACGGGTCAGCTTCAGGCGGCCGTGGACAAGCTGCGCGGGCAGATCGACGCGGCGCGTGCGGCTGGCAACAACACCAAGGCCGACAAGCTCGCCAAGGAACTGGAAGGCCGGCAGGCGCTGCTGGACCAGGCGCTGAAGGGCCTGGAGGAGTTCGGCGGCTGAAAGCCGTGTGAAAGGGCCCCCTGTACGTCACGTCGTACAGGGGGCCCTTCTCTGCGCTGCGGCGGCGGGCGTTACGGGCGTCGCGCCGAGGTGACCCGGTAGACGTCGTAGACGCCCTCCACGCCCCGTACGGCCTTCAGTACGTGCCCGAGGTGCTTCGGGTCGCCCATCTCGAACGTGAAGCGCGAGGTGGCCACCCGGTCGCGGGAGGTCTGGACGGCCGCGGACAGGATGTTGACGTGCTGGTCGGACAGGACCCTCGTGACGTCCGAGAGCAGCCTGGACCGGTCCAGCGCCTCGACCTGGATGGCGACGAGGAAGACCGAGGACTGGGTCGGGGCCCACTCGACGTCGAGGATGCGCTCCGGCTGCTGCGAGAGCGAGTCGACGTTGACGCAGTCCGCACGGTGAACCGATACGCCACTGCCGCGCGTGACGAAGCCGATGATGGGGTCGCCGGGGACGGGCGTACAGCAGCGGGCCAGTTTGACCCAGACGTCCTCGACGCCCTTGACGACCACACCGGGGTCGGCGTTGGCTCGGCGCTTGGAGCGGCTGCGCGAGGGCGGTGTGCTCTCGGCGATGTCCTCGTTGGCGGCCTCTTCGCCGCCCATGGCCTGCACGAGCTTCTGTACGACGCCCTGCGCGGCCACATGGCCCTCGCCGATCGCGGCGTACAGGGAAGAGATGTCGGGGTAGCGCATCTCGTGCGCCAGTGTGACGAGGGAGTCGCCGGTGAGGATGCGCTGGATCGGCAGGTTCTGCTTGCGCATGGCCCGCGCGATGGCGTCCTTGCCGTGTTCGATCGCCTCCTCGCGGCGCTCCTTGGAGAACCAGGCGCGGATCTTGTTGCGGGCCCGCGGCGACTTGACGAAGCCGAGCCAGTCGCGCGAGGGGCCGGCGCCTTCGGCCTTGGAGGTGAACACCTCGACCAGGTCGCCGTTGTCGAGGGTCGATTCGAGCGGCACGAGCCGCCCGTTGACCCGCGCTCCTATGG includes:
- the hisS gene encoding histidine--tRNA ligase → MSTFQAPKGTYDLIPPDSAKYLAVREAIAEPLKNSGYGYVETPGFENVELFSRGVGESTDIVSKEMYAFETRGGDKLALRPEGTASVLRAALEANLHKLGNLPVKLWYSGSYYRYERPQKGRYRHFSQVGAEAIGAEDPALDAELIILADQAYRSLGLSQFRILLNSLGDKECRPVYRDALQGFLRGLELDEDTRRRVEINPLRVLDDKRAVVQKQLVGAPMLRDYLCDACKAYHEEVRELLAAAGVAYQDDEKLVRGLDYYTRTTFEFVHDGLGSQSAVGGGGRYDGLSEMIGGPALPSVGWALGVDRTVLALEAEGIELELPPTTSVFAIPVGEEARRVLFGLVTQLRRAGVATDFSYGGKGLKGAMKSANRSGARFTIVAGERDLAEGVVQLKDMQAGEQSPVALADVIDTVRARLR
- a CDS encoding sensor histidine kinase produces the protein MSADLPLEEPARRLSEPAGARDSDVWDRSFVPWDVYFAVVWTATLIFTLGAPSSSWPIRPVAAALFALLAPWYLWVGRPELMAEGEDERYSVRYITGSVVLFLAPAILVGETRIAAFALVPQCFMLLRMRLALIAVAVINIAPVAGWAVLWRPDANTVFFQSLFALVTLVFSAVFGSWIIRIIDQSKERASLIAELEAGREEIARLSADRGALAERERMSREIHDTLAQGFTSVLMLLQAVDSELERDLPQARRHLDLMADTARQNLAEARALVAGGAPADLDDNSLPDALRRLAARQDTPASVEVTGMARPLAPALEVVALRTCQEALANAAKHAGPGATVAIALAYNDAALSVSVRDTGCGFDDSAPLRGYGLNGLRARAAEVGGCADVRSAPGEGTTVTVRLPLPDRSGT
- a CDS encoding MBL fold metallo-hydrolase translates to MLIAGFPAGAWGTNCYLVAPAAGEECVIIDPGHQATEGVEEALKKHRLKPVAVVLTHGHIDHVASVVPVCGAHDVPAWIHPADRYMMSDPEKALGLSIGMPLMGELTVGEPDDVKELADGAKLRLAGLDFSVAHAPGHTKGSVTFQMPEADDIPSVFFSGDLLFAGSIGRTDLPGGDHAEILESLARVCLPLDDSTVVLSGHGPQTTIGRERAANPYLRDVAAGLGSTSAPRRGM
- a CDS encoding ABC transporter permease — protein: MTTVTDLKSGVRSTSPQLPGAWRLGLLRGGLEVRAFFRQREQAIFTFAFPIVFLFLFASIFSDDVKGAGITASQLYVPAMIAAGIMSTSFQSLGISIAIERDEKQLRRLRGTPMPPAAYFLGKVWLVLVTGLLETAALLVVGTVFYDVDLPTTVGKWLTFGWIFVLGLTGCALLGIAISSVPKSGQSATSVVVLPFLVLQFISGVYIAINTIPDWMLNIGAVFPLKWMCQGLRGVFLPESASVLEQAGSWEYGRIALVLGAWCIGGLVLCLLTFRWKSRRDG
- a CDS encoding DUF349 domain-containing protein: MSSDPWGRVDETGTVYVRTADGEKVVGSWQAGTPEEALAYFERKYEGLVVEIGLLERRVKTTDLSAKDAQTAIDHLRRQLDEHHAVGDLDALSKRLDALVALVDKRREERKVQKAKQNDEARHAKEALVTEAEELAQSEQWRAAGERLRALVDTWKGLPRLDRKSDDELWHRFSHARSAFSKRRKAHFASLDAQREEARKAKEKLVAEAESLSGSTDWGTTAARYRELMAEWKAAGRAQREAEDDLWNRFRGAQDVFFAARGEVFAERDAEQGENLKLKEELAAEAEKLVPVTDLKAARAAFRAINERWEAIGHVPRDARPKVEGRMHAVERALQESEETEWRRTNPEARARAEGLTGQLQAAVDKLRGQIDAARAAGNNTKADKLAKELEGRQALLDQALKGLEEFGG
- a CDS encoding ABC transporter ATP-binding protein is translated as MTELAVNVRGLRKRYGDVTAVDDLDLGIDRGEVFGILGPNGAGKSTTVEILQGHRSRDAGDVTVLGSDPATGNRHWRSRIGIVWQDESAPAELTVRETVSHFARYYPKPRDPEEVISLVGLEEKASSRIKALSGGQRRRLDVALGVIGGPELLLLDEPTTGFDPGARRRFWELIRRLADEGTTIVLTTHYLEEAEVLSDRLAVIAAGRVVAEGTPAALREEYGTQATVTWTEPDGAVRSEQTATPTRTVAELTRRFDGEIPGLLISRPTLEDVYLRLTGQEAAR
- a CDS encoding response regulator transcription factor, with protein sequence MIRILLADDHPVVREGLRGMLGAEPDLTVVGEASSGPQAEALSAELRPDIVLMDLRMPGGGGVESINRMRAAGLPCRVIVLTTYETDTDILRAVEAGAAGYLLKDLARGELADAVRAAARGETVLAPSVAARLVDQLRRQPERPRLSERETAVLRLVAEGCTNAEIGRRLYIGESTVKTHLLRIFGKLGVDDRTAAVTSAMRNGLL
- a CDS encoding peptidylprolyl isomerase; its protein translation is MVTSDQRRRQLAREKFERQQQRRAQSRKKKQRYTIVSAVLAVVLAAGAAAYASIGLSDDDTKADGAAGDSQSPSAAPTQSESASPEPAMSIDKKAKYSMELTTNQGAVKIAMDAAKTPHTVNSFKSLADKGYFNGTKCHRLTTEGIFVLQCGDPKGDGTGGPGYTIPDENLTALGKAGADGTVTYPAGTVAMANTGQPHSGGSQFFLVYKDSKLPPSYTPFGTMDAAGLKAVQSVAKDGVAGGAKDGAPKKAVTIEKAAVPKA